A DNA window from Castanea sativa cultivar Marrone di Chiusa Pesio chromosome 7, ASM4071231v1 contains the following coding sequences:
- the LOC142643354 gene encoding 26S proteasome regulatory subunit RPN13, with protein sequence MGSSSTEAFPQMQEIMLEFRAGKMLFEGKRVVPDTRKGLVRIARGEEGLVHFQWIDRTNNAVEDDQIVFPDEAVFEKVNQSSGRVYILKFNTDDRKFMFWMQEPNADGDTQLCNSANYHMNRPLEFLGEEEPDASVPLQVSEDMVEDDISSRAGNLVVPNFSADVTSEVSSSSGPVKLEDLQRILSNIGPADIAGDPDGGLGLGDILKPELIMPLIETLQLEEHLTSYLPEGQWTPEDILELLQSPPFRQQVDSFTYVLKTGQIDLTQFGIDPSKYNFTVLSFLEALEDSVSKTLGSQESRQDDKDLRSQSCNRNDHMDES encoded by the exons GAAATTATGCTGGAGTTCCGTGCTGGTAAAATGTTGTTTGAGGGGAAAAGGGTTGTCCCTGATACTCGCAAAGGGCTTGTTCGCATAGCAAGG GGGGAGGAAGGATTGGTCCATTTTCAGTGGATTGATCGAACAAATAATGCTGTCGAAGAT GATCAGATTGTCTTTCCTGATGAAGCAGTTTTTGAAAAG GTTAATCAATCATCAGGAAGGgtttacatattgaagttcaaTACCGACGACCGAAAGTTCATGTTTTGGATGCAG GAGCCTAATGCTGATGGTGACACACAATTATGTAACTCAGCCAACTACCACATGAACCGACCATTAG AGTTCCTTGGTGAAGAGGAGCCTGATGCTTCTGTTCCTCTACAAGTTTCTGAAGATATGGTTGAAGATGACATCTCATCGAG AGCTGGAAACTTGGTTGTCCCAAACTTCAGTGCAGATGTAACCAGTGAAGTAAGCTCATCATCTGGACCGGTGAAATTGGAAGACCTGCAACGAATCTTGAGTAACATTGGACCTGCAG ATATTGCTGGAGATCCAGATGGAG GCTTGGGATTAGGAGATATTTTGAAGCCTGAATTGATAATGCCATTGATTGAGACATTGCAATTGGAAGAGCATTTAACATCATACTTACCTGAG GGTCAATGGACACCAGAGGATATATTAGAGTTGCTACAAAGTCCACCATTCCGTCAACAAGTAGATTCATTTACTTAT GTACTTAAAACTGGACAGATAGATTTGACTCAGTTTGGAATTGACCCAAGTAAAT ACAACTTCACCGTATTGTCCTTTCTTGAGGCACTTGAGGATTCAGTTTCCAAGACATTAGGTTCCCAGGAGTCAAGGCAAGATGACAAGGATTTAAGATCTCAATCTTGCAATCGTAATGACCACATGGATGAGTCGTAG